Part of the Vigna radiata var. radiata cultivar VC1973A chromosome 11, Vradiata_ver6, whole genome shotgun sequence genome is shown below.
ttaatccaaattaaaaaaaaaatatatgcacaCAACACGGATCTAAGACTAGTTGTAAAAGGGAAACAAAGTATTCACCTtcaataatttttgaaaaaataatatatcaaaatattaaatatatctaaatataataattcaCATCACATTCAACTGAAAATTGTGATATTAATTCGagataaataattcattttgaaCTCAGTTTAAACCTATTTAATATGTGAATTAAGTTCAGtttaacacatttaaaaaaaaattaaactcaaccCCACAACACATGATAAACTAAATCAACTtatgaaattaaactaattGATGCTTCCAATTTAAATCAACTTAtgaatttaaactaattttgatgcttttaatttaaaggaaaaaaaatacctctttttattttaatgttatcaaACATTAACATTGATATACAATTGTTAACGAAGTAATAATACACATCTAAAACCACCGACCATTAAGCTTCcaattagaataatattttacgTTGTTATCTGTCTTCAtcatatcattattattttttacattattatattatatttggtaCATCTTTCTCTTTAGTAGTTacataatttgttaaataaataatatttctagtaAAAATCACATGTTCTCGACCATGATATTTTTTTCCAGTCATTTGGGTCCATAGCAATCATATCAATCGCACCAATGTTATTCGACACAGAGAAACAAGTATTTACATTGAGCTTGAGCTCGACTTCACTTATTTTACGCAGAAAAAAACTATGCCACATGGTTCGGATAAGATGAAGATGGGCTTTCTTCCTGTACCCAAGTTTTTCTTCTTGCACTCTCAAATATAACTGTGATGTCCATTATAAcccatatataaattattaaattaattaggtaAGCAACAGTGAATGCTTATCTACACGTATTTATTGTTCGAGGtgttatatttacttttcctAACACGCTTAAGTCATTTTTTCATGAAGCATTCAAAGGAGTTTTTCTGTTCAtgagtgttcttcttcttcaatgacatttttcttcaaaagattTCATTTCTCATTCATTTTGCTTGAAGTTTAGAGATATGtatttacttcttctttttcatttatattgcTTTTTCGAATTATAATAGTTCGTaactatttattgtttttcaaaacctgatttgaagaatgaaaaatacgctttagaataaatattgaatttcgaaattcaatatattaatgttttaggTTTCAAAATTCGATGTACAAGTGTCTCAGAATTCAAAATACAGTTTAGGAGTGTccttatttcaaaatttgatatagaaatgtatcaaattttgaaacttgATTCTATAATTTcttggattttaaaatctagTTTATGAGTGTTTCAGACTTCAAAATTCGGTTTCTTAATCTCTTGGATTTCGAAATCTGATTTTGttgtcttttaaattttgaaattcggttAAGGAGTTtaagatttcaaaattaaattcttcacttttttttttttaaaatttttcttatttcgtgtattttgttttgtgaatttCTCTATTTTAGTTGTTATTATTCAAAAGTGAGGTATTATATACTCATGTCATGTTGTAGGTGGTTAAAGTGATGTCCAAGatgaaagattattttttaaattttatgaaatcataaacaaaaGTTAGTTTCATCTTaagtttatcatttttttataaatgaaatgtgTGAGGGAgattataatgataattttacaaTTGACGAGATTTTCCTATATGTGATGAGTTCAGTGGGTTTGAGAAATTTCTTTACATCTTGGCTTTGTtgttatgattataattaagaTGTGATTATGTGATTATAATATGTCACCACCTTCAGGGTCGTGATTCTTGTCAACGTTTGTGTGAGCAAAGTCGATGATATCGTTGGTGACAATCTCAATCATGGATGTTACAGTGACAATGACCTTGACCTAAAGAAGATGAATGACGATAGTGAACATGGGGCTTCGCTTGGATGATTCGTGCATGactgaaaaatggaaaagaaaaaaccctaaaaagaagGCTTTAAGAACCCTTTGTTAATGTgcttagaaataaaaacaaaaacaaattaatttttataccaACTAGAAATAGTgtaaaaagttttcttttttactttaaaaatatcacAGTACACACTTCATTATAATTGAAAttgatataattgtttttttcttttttacaaaaaatgtcACCACACTCACTTTCAATTCTTGCTTcaattagtataattttttttataatatttacatttatgtGTCATCGCGTCACTTTATACATGAGATGaattataattagtataaaaaatcactttaaaaaactatttttgcaCTGGTGTAAACTTaccataaactaaaattattgcAAACAATAATTGAAACAAGTTATATGAAaatacttttacaaattaattaatatataagttaatttcgatttataaaaaaacatcatttatcTTCTAAAAGTTCTTATACATGTCTATGCATATTCTTATTACATATCCAATTTGACAAATACATTACCTCAATAATATTAATGGTTCGTTTTAAGAATCTTTATAGACGTTTAAGCACAAAgcaagttatttaatttttttaaaaaaaaattctttaacaattcttttttgataatgtggtagtttgtgattgatttattttaaatatttttttttaaaataaattcaaacatactaataaaatggtgacacgtgtcctgtttgtcaaaaagttattaaaaaaagttgttatagtatcttattttaacaactttttgacaacacaatCACTATTTAATCAgtttgtatatttgaaagagaCCAATTACAAATTGATACATAAgctattgtaaaaaaattgtgaaaataaattcttaaagaTAATTTTCCAAGTGAAGGGGGAGTGAAGTGCAATGTGAGATTCTCGTGTCTCGTGCCAATTCTAAAGAAAGGTATATATGCATTGATCACTTAGCTTTGTTCATTCTGTGAAGTGTGTAGTTTTAACTAGCAAGTTGAAAAAAGACGACGGAAAATAGAGATAACAaaggtgagaaaaaaaaaaaaaaaaaactaacaatacTTAAAAATAGAGCAAAAAGACACGAACGCTGGAATAGAGCATGCATGCATGCGTGGAGGAAAACAGTTAAAAGTGGTCAATTCCTTGTACATGACGAAGCAACTATTTCGGCTTCTGATTCGTTACCTCCATCTCTAACACTGCCATTTGTCCTTCCTTCACGTAACAAAAATGTTGCACTAAACCATGCCACAAGCTATTCTATTCTTACCTTACCTAGTAAGTCACACTTCTCACACAAAAAGTTGTCACAATTTTCAGTCACATGTCGTCTTTTCTTATCCCCTTCGCTAAAAAACCAGAAAAGAGACTAACTCTACCATGCTCAACTCAACCAACCGCGtcttatttcttcttttcttcttcttcctcgtcTTTCAAACAACATCGTTAGCCTCAGGGTCCCCCATTCATGAAAGGTCCTTTCATAGACCCGATCCCTTACAAAATTTCAAAGACTACAATGGAGGTTTCGACCTTCGAAACAACCATTACGTGGCTGTGAGTATAGTTGTTCACTTCAaacttctcttttctatttcttaatCTAGATGTACAAAACATATAACGTGTGTTTGATCATCATATTTATGTTTACTACACTTGCTTTCTGATCCTTTTCAGTCTGCGGCATTTACAGGAGTCCATGGATACGCATTTGCCTGCGTTTGGTTGCTATGTGGGCTGGTTTTGGCCATTTTCCTTATAGTGAAGTCTCTATGCGGTGGCTCTGCTACATTAACTAGTTTGGACCATTACCATCTCCACATTTTCTTTCTACTTCTCTTCTTCACATTTCTCGCCATGTAAGTCTCCCTTTCTTAACTCGCCAATTTTAGACACATTATTTCATTATCCAAAATTACAACACCACCACcactttctttattataaactGATGAACTGAAAATTCGTGACATGAAAATCCGTTGAGACTATACAAACACGAAACATTCTTATACAAAATTGCAATTGAGCCGATTTTGGTGTGGTGTGACAGAATTGCTTCAAGTTTTGTCATGGCAACGAGCCAGAAGACCCTAAAGAGGACAGAAAAACTGAAAGAATCCGTGGTAGGTATAGGAGAAGATGCTCTTGGGACCCTAGGCAGAGTAATAAGAACAACGAACCAAATGCAGCTTCTTTTGCTTCCGTACAATCCGCAAATGTGTGAGAGTTTGAATTCCACCACTCAAGACCTCAGAACTAACTCGCGTGTGATACGCCGTTTTATTGACAGAAGTGAACAATCATTCGACCGGGCCACTCATACATCGTATATATGTTTTCCCTTTGAACATCTCTAATTTTATTCATTCTGATTGTGTTTATTGCTCTCTACTAATTCAAACTATTTTGTATTTCCTATAATCTTAAATGTGACATAGATATGTAGCACATTTCGTTGTTCTAACCGTCAACTTGGTGACACTGGTTGCAGCAATAGGTACCAATCATTAAACAAttggttatgatgctaatttCGTTACAGTTTTGGTTGAGATCAATTAAATTTTTGCTCAATTTGCTGTTTTGACTCAGTTCTAATGCTGCTGTATTGGCGTCCTGGGTTTATAATGTAAGATACAGTATCATTTTCCATGTTATTTCTTAAGTAACACTTAACAAACAGTGTAGTCGATATTTTCTGCGTTACATTACGcgtatgaattttattttcagcatAATTTTTTGCTTTTGGATCTTAACAAGCCTGTGCTGGTTCTTGACTGGCTTTGATTACTTCCTTCACACGTAAGTACCTTAACCTCTTATGATCATGCTTTTGATTCGAGTAAAAGAATCCTCTTTTCAGGTCTCACGACGCTGTGTGAACTATATGCATGCAGCTTTGCAGAAGATGCATGCACTGCTTTTGAAGACTTCGAAAAAAACCCACAAAACAGTAGCCTGGGGTCGATGTTGCCGTGCATGAATGAATCTTTGTCTGGGAAATTGATAGTTCAAATTGGCTACACCATCCACAGATTTGTAGTTGAGGTAGAAAATCTGGTTTCTTCGTTCAGAATTAGAAGggaaatgaaataattaattccTTCCACTTCTAACGTGTTGTTACGTCCTAACATAGATGTTTTGTGTCTCAGTTGAATTCTAACATGTCGATGATTTATCGGGTCTTAGGAGTAAGTGCAGAAAATGAAGAACTAATTGGAGTCATAAAAATTTGTGACCCTTTTCCTGGACCCTCAAACCTTAACTACATTCCACAAAACTGCCCTCGTAATGCCATTAGGATTGGTGATTTATCAAAAGTAAGTCTTCACTAAACTAGTTACTCTTGTTACTTTTTTTGCAACACCACACTCATAGTTCATAAAAGGCGTTTTGGTGTAGATTCTTGCAAAATTCACCTGTCACGAAGAGGGCACAGGAGAAGAATGCAAAAAAGAGGGAAGATTTCTTCCTGAAGCCTCATACAACATGGCTCATGCCTACAGCAGATCCATACAGGATTTGCTGGATATCTATCCAGAATTGCAAAGACTGTCAAAATGCACAGTTGTGAAGAACAAAGTTGCTGAAATTGTCTCAAATCAATGCAAGCCAATGAGAGTTTCAACTAAATTGTTATGGTCATCTATGTTGTCTCTCTCCATTATTATGGTAGTCTTGGTATTGACCTGGGTGGCAAAGGCTCTTCAATGGGGAAGACCACTTTCTATATATTCTAGGACCCCAGAATCAACATAggatgttttattaattttcaaacttaaaaaagGTAGAATGTCAAACATAGGTGCAGCTTTTAtgcttacctttttttttttttttctttttctttatagtttCCCCAGATAAGtatcaaacaaaataacacTAAGACCAGAGTCGGAatgtaaataattgaaattatttgttttaagtgTGAATATTACaggtgaaaaaaaataagtgttttatttCAGTGTAACGACATACAGGAGGTTTTTTAACTGAAAGGGTTAAATTTTGGTTGACTTATCTGaactttatcataatttttatcctatttttagttttaatttttatcataagtttttaattcaatataaacTGTCCTTACGTTACAAACAAACTAAGTAgttttaagaaaacataaaaaaaactgtATACATTACTAGTTGTATTTTAATAGCATTGAAAAGTATTATCAATgcatttgttttcaaaattattcactaaaatctattaaaaacataaaatcaagtaaaaaattACTAGCACTCTTCAAATTATATGTGGTAACtccttaaaattattatttaatggtGAGATGCAGAGATagtttatatatgattttttattcaaattgtGTTGTGTTCATTGTATATAGTATTTGAATATCTATAAACACTAATTTAAGGAAAGAtatgaaaaacaatttgtaGCTGACTTCTTTATAAGTCAAAATgatcttatatataaattagaaatattattttgaaaaagtatttaaaaattttgtataaagaaaaataatttatgcacaAATCAAAAATAAATGTTGAGAGAAAGCGTATGAGAAAgttattacaaattaatttactacaaagatgattttttttttctgttttgcttTTCTCgtcattattataaaagatagaAATACTCAATAAAGATATACCAACCTTTACTTGATTGTGAAGCTTTGattaataagtaaattttagatttaaatattataaatataaaatattagtatgACAAAATATTCGCCGCTTCAATTAttgaactttatttaatttttgtaacaaatatttattaaaccaACAGTGGTTTGAGTCAAacataattaagaaaacaaatatcatAGTTAATAGGCATTACAATTTAGATAATTGTCGAcgacttttattattattatgatgagAATAAGGTTCTTTTTATTAAGATACattacaatatattaattattccGTAATTTTTAATGCattcctttttaatttataatagttcttcatttattttcgTAACCGCCACGGCTAACAAGACCATTATGATTGTTAGAAAAGACCAGCTAAGACAGGGGATTAAACAAGTGCACATGAAATCTTCGTTTTCAACCAATACCAAAAAGTCATCATGAGAcaataatacatttatttatttccagAACGAGTAATATTAGCAACAGTACACGTAGTTTGATTTTATGTTAACTAATTACCAACAATCCCTTGACAAACATGTTATCTTATCATTAGGATATGACAAAAACATATCCCGACTCAGAGATATTCATGGATAAAATTGGTATTcgtgaatatttattattcgtGAGTTGCCGtgtaatagatattttaatatctgtttATAAACAGTTTGGATACTAATAGTATATTATTTCTATTGTGAATATTTATTACtcgtcaaaaataaaaataaaaatttaatttatattttattaagttaaaaaattaatattaatttatattttataaggttaaatttaaataaattaaaattaaatttatatttaatttaatttatattatattttatatatattttagttttattttaataatttataaaaatatattcttttaaatatttacggGTATCCACGAGTATTCACGAATAtccacaaattttaaaatacgtGCGATTATTTTTTAAGCAGATATCCGTATGAATAATaggtaaatttttttgttgaatcgTGTTACTGATAGGCTCACCCGATCTGTTGTCATCTCTAATTACAATACTCTTAATTTAAGAgtattttgtaagaaaattatatataaataaattcaccACATTATCATTTCTCAAAATAGAAAATCCTTAGATTCATCAGATTCACTTATTTtgctaattaaaaaattgtatataaataaattcaccACGTTATCATTTCTCACAATAGAAAATCCTTAGATTCATCAGTTTGACTTATTTTgctaattcttaaaattttgctTTGTATTGCTCCACAAAACTTCACTTAAATCTAAATCTAGGAAAGCCCATCtcagattaataaaaaaagttgttttttctataatttttatgaCTACCAAATCATTGTTTACCAGCACTGTTAGTGCTAGAATCACATAGCAACGTCTCACCATAACAAATTTTCACCTCAAAGTTCAAATTTCCACCCCAAAGTTCAATTTATTGAACATCTCTTGTGGTGCTGACAGCATGAAATGAATGGAGTTAGATTAGCAATCATTATCACGTTTTGCTCTAAGGTTATTAATTAAAGTGAATTCAAACGCTAAGGTGTCACTATGGAACAATAAAAATAGAGTCTTGCTGTGAAGAATTGAACATAAATGGCATAAAATGGTTCCATATTtgatacaaataataataaggaAAGAGAGGAAATTAGTTAAAGGAGGGAGTGCAAGATGAGACATTTATGGTAAAAGAGAAGTTCTAGAATAAAACTGTGGCTGGGGTCGGTACCAAAAGACACAaggaagcacaactttggttgCAAATCAATGTCATAACCTCAAACTCAGATCCAAACTGCATAGGAACTTAACTACCCTTACCCAACatcatctcattttttttttcttcctgctttctctctcttacCTCGTATTTGGACTAAGCTTAGTTCGGTGGTTGCGTCATGCCACTGTGTCTGTGACCCTCAAAAGCCACCAACGAAACCGCATGACGGGGTGTTTTGCTTGTTCCACAGTTCGGGTGGTACCAGGTCAGAGACCTTCTTCTCACACTTTGCCTTTTGTGCCCTGGTTTCTGA
Proteins encoded:
- the LOC106776622 gene encoding uncharacterized protein LOC106776622, producing the protein MLNSTNRVLFLLFFFFLVFQTTSLASGSPIHERSFHRPDPLQNFKDYNGGFDLRNNHYVASAAFTGVHGYAFACVWLLCGLVLAIFLIVKSLCGGSATLTSLDHYHLHIFFLLLFFTFLAIIASSFVMATSQKTLKRTEKLKESVVGIGEDALGTLGRVIRTTNQMQLLLLPYNPQMCESLNSTTQDLRTNSRVIRRFIDRSEQSFDRATHTSYVAHFVVLTVNLVTLVAAIVLMLLYWRPGFIIIIFCFWILTSLCWFLTGFDYFLHTFAEDACTAFEDFEKNPQNSSLGSMLPCMNESLSGKLIVQIGYTIHRFVVELNSNMSMIYRVLGVSAENEELIGVIKICDPFPGPSNLNYIPQNCPRNAIRIGDLSKILAKFTCHEEGTGEECKKEGRFLPEASYNMAHAYSRSIQDLLDIYPELQRLSKCTVVKNKVAEIVSNQCKPMRVSTKLLWSSMLSLSIIMVVLVLTWVAKALQWGRPLSIYSRTPEST